A portion of the Bactrocera neohumeralis isolate Rockhampton chromosome 2, APGP_CSIRO_Bneo_wtdbg2-racon-allhic-juicebox.fasta_v2, whole genome shotgun sequence genome contains these proteins:
- the LOC126751357 gene encoding myb-like protein V, whose product MSTKATTQHTRRAPLSLSGGGKQQSQNHYSGKSAESNGSSNNSASAKNDNKHSASQKTESSVNDVKESTPKDLKKPQNTDKKQQQQSANNESVKKNEKTDEKKTQNGSVKASTNGGAKEKQQNGSDKQDNNSNSNGTNAKTVAANSNGNANAKTNAKSNEKAAPPTAKEDTKTKEPKLAEPVEKSEKEPEKEKDKEMEKKKESEPEKVVEKETRSRRHEAVVATEVEKKQADKKEANKGDETKMEVATPTSRSSAGQAKSRATPTKGVEKSGRSTPTKPVDKPTASPRNKTVTTVIDDVEMEPPAVETSPAKSKENTSPVVVAAAAAASVLQPPAATSTPGKATTATQKTKPQTVDAKSDQPINAPSCGSSPDRKSVPRTITHIGGRRSIRPLNEYTPSKFQSNLQFRESYRRINTELDVSSTTNTSMNVTVGSEVPNNSSFSFFGRGRKRDRTPPRQTQSTMELQTDADYSPPKRARLDMYSLFSVVSSPLTMLRSRFSRASIQSSTPVKLATKLAATDEDEADVQNVSGISIEEENATDGGESDEKTATEDVTVGKNTDDDTTPKMDSPMKVDEKCGMEKGDEVNDELEDASKSSNVHEVAAGIADTSVSSAKNKRCHIM is encoded by the coding sequence ATGTCGACAAAGGCCACAACACAGCACACGCGTCGTGCACCACTTTCGCTATCCGGCGGCGGCAAACAGCAGAGTCAAAATCATTATAGCGGCAAATCTGCAGAATCCAATGGCAGTTCGAATAATAGCGCTAGCGctaaaaatgacaataagcattCTGCAAGTCAGAAGACAGAATCCAGTGTTAACGATGTAAAAGAGTCGACACCGAAAGATTTGAAGAAGCCACAAAACACagacaaaaagcaacaacagcaatccgCCAATAATGAGTCAGTGAAGAAAAATGAAAAGACTGATGAGAAGAAAACTCAGAATGGCAGTGTCAAAGCCTCTACAAACGGCGGTGCCAAAGAGAAACAGCAAAATGGTAGTGATAAACAGGACAATAATAGTAATAGTAATGGCACCAACGCCAAGACGGTCGCTGCTAACTCAAATGGTAATGCCAACGCCAAGACTAATGCAAAGTCAAATGAAAAGGCTGCACCGCCGACTGCAAAGGAAGATACAAAAACTAAGGAGCCGAAACTTGCAGAGCCCGTTGAAAAGAGTGAAAAAGAGCCTGAGAAGGAGAAAGATAAGGAAAtggagaaaaagaaagaaagtgaACCagaaaaagttgttgaaaaagaGACTAGATCTCGACGTCATGAGGCAGTGGTAGCAACAGAGGTGGAAAAGAAACAAGCAGATAAAAAAGAAGCGAACAAAGGTGATGAAACAAAAATGGAAGTAGCTACACCAACATCTCGATCCAGTGCTGGACAGGCTAAATCCCGGGCTACACCCACAAAGGGTGTCGAGAAATCTGGCAGAAGTACACCCACAAAACCGGTGGATAAACCAACTGCTTCGCCACGTAACAAAACCGTCACCACAGTCATAGATGATGTTGAAATGGAACCACCAGCTGTGGAGACCTCACCAGCTAAGTCCAAAGAGAATACGTCACCAGTCGTGGTCGCAGCAGCTGCAGCTGCTTCTGTGCTGCAGCCACCAGCCGCCACTTCGACTCCCGGCAAAGCAACAACGGCAACACAAAAGACTAAACCACAAACCGTCGATGCCAAATCAGATCAACCGATAAATGCACCCAGTTGTGGGAGTTCACCGGATCGCAAGAGTGTACCACGCACTATTACACATATCGGTGGACGTCGCAGCATTCGTCCACTTAACGAATATACTCCTTCGAAATTCCAAAGTAATTTACAATTTCGTGAATCCTATCGCCGCATTAACACTGAATTGGACGTCAGTTCAACCACCAATACCAGCATGAACGTGACTGTTGGCTCAGAGGTACCAAACAACTCATCTTTTTCATTTTTCGGACGTGGTCGTAAACGTGACCGTACGCCACCGCGCCAAACGCAATCCACTATGGAGTTGCAAACTGACGCTGACTATTCGCCACCAAAACGTGCACGCCTTGATATGTATAGCTTGTTTAGCGTAGTTTCTTCTCCCTTAACAATGTTACGTTCGCGTTTTTCGAGAGCTTCCATACAAAGCAGCACACCGGTGAAGTTGGCCACTAAACTAGCAGCCACAGATGAGGATGAAGCTGATGTACAAAATGTTTCCGGCATTTCGATTGAAGAGGAAAATGCCACCGACGGCGGTGAAAGTGACGAAAAGACTGCGACCGAAGACGTCACTGTAGGGAAAAATACTGACGATGATACTACACCCAAAATGGACTCACCAATGAAGGTGGACGAAAAGTGTGGTATGGAGAAGGGCGATGAAGTGAACGATGAGCTGGAGGATGCATCCAAGTCCTCAAATGTGCATGAGGTTGCAGCAGGCATCGCAGACACATCCGTTTCTTCGGCTAAAAATAAGAGATGTCATATTATGTAA
- the LOC126751354 gene encoding serine/threonine-protein kinase greatwall, whose translation MEKEETATVQYHHSDYKTPKKSSLIIDGERLLDKINILTTRPENQSCTKLPTIKDFVIIKPISRGAFGKVFLGYKNNDPNRLYAIKVMRKSEMINKNMVSQVITERNALALSRSPFCVSLFYSLQSVSYVYLVMEYMVGGDLKSLLTMYGYFDEAVARFYVAEVALALQYLHDHGIVHRDIKPDNMLLSATGHVKLTDFGLSKIDNHRDLEISDLINISPTLNTRTPGQLLSLTSHLSFGSEKKMECGTGISNLMNAMNKRNMITESSDSEADTSFNEAERTSDSKISGVSPFFSAEEINVSVSHTCTINPQLADSTSSYHTCTSTEISKNDTSTGVASAGSNTKHVGFVDIIIDLKVAAAAARANCNGCKQEKNIHLNDNNTENKVLIKVEQREQEDASFEFSMVRKRSMDERLRVSKVAEDSGVSSRKSDYSLSQINTTTNSLDKVENMFISKNDTSCSDYSRSYNTNNTNETSSMRSPFRNLSKNFKRPEFLRGMKRKLNLLNRSETSSNLETDGSNSASNSGSTGLTQEIDMLDIGSSTPKKRKAVSGVLKIRSLSDDEMPPTLNEHVTNVVFSTPVSSQKVPRRDGGLLGKLKATRFALPLSIEAKKIEPMTEKTSYLKMAADDPTMSPINLGNNVPKTPKCINTPFRTPKSVRRGIGRQSFERILGTPDYLAPELLLRQGHGPAVDWWALGVCFYEFLTGLPPFNDETPQKVFDNILNKNIEWPQGDEALSAEAMEAVDLLLTIDPTERPAAKEVQQMRFFESIEWQNIENVEPPFVPTPDNPTDTAYFEARNNLQHLKLSNFTLED comes from the exons ATGGAAAAAGAGGAGACTGCAACAGTGCAGTATCATCATAGCGATTATAAGACACCCAAAAAGTCATCTTTAATAATAGATGGCGAACGCTTATTGGATAAGATAAACATATTAACGACAAGGCCTGAGAATCAGTCATGTACAAAG ctTCCAACCATAAAGGACTTTGTTATTATTAAGCCAATAAGccgcggtgcatttggaaaagtATTTCTgggatataaaaataatgatccAAATAGATTATATGCCATCAAAGTTATGCGAAAGTCCGagatgataaataaaaatatggtatCACAAGTGATTACGGAACGCAATGCGTTGGCATTATCACGTAGTCCATTTTGTGTTAGCCTCTTTTATTCGCTACAGTCGGTCTCGTACGTCTATTTAGTGATGGAGTATATGGTAGGTGGTGATCTAAAGTCGCTCCTTACCATGTACGGGTACTTTGACGAAGCAGTTGCACGTTTCTATGTTGCAGAAGTTGCGCTAGCGTTGCAATATTTACACGACCACGGCATTGTGCATCGCGACATAAAGCCAGATAATATGTTGCTATCAGCGACCGGTCATGTAAAATTGACCGATTTCGGTTTAAGCAAGATTGACAATCACAGag atttAGAAATATCGGATTTGATAAATATATCGCCCACCTTAAATACACGTACACCTGGCCAGTTGCTTTCCCTTACGTCACATTTATCCTTTGGATCAGAGAAGAAAATGGAGTGTGGCACTGGCATCTCAAATCTGATGAATGCTATGAATAAGCGCA ATATGATAACTGAGTCTTCGGATAGTGAGGCAGACACATCATTTAATGAAGCTGAACGCACAAGCGATAGCAAAATATCTGGTGTCTCACCGTTCTTTTCCGCCGAGGAGATTAATGTTTCAGTTTCACATACATGCACTATTAAT CCACAACTTGCTGACAGCACTTCTTCGTACCATACGTGCACATCCACAGAGATAAGCAAAAATGATACAAGTACCGGTGTCGCAAGTGCGGGCTCTAATACAAAGCATGTTGGCTTCGTAGACATTATTATTGATCTCAAGGTTGCAGCTGCTGCAGCGCGAGCGAATTGCAAT GGTTGCAAgcaggaaaaaaatatacatttaaatgatAATAACACAGAGAATAAGGTTTTGATTAAAGTGGAGCAGAGAGAGCAGGAAGATGCTTCATTTGAGTTTAGCATGGTTCGAAAGCGTTCCATGGATGAG cgTTTGCGTGTTTCCAAAGTCGCCGAAGACTCGGGCGTATCTAGTCGCAAAAGTGACTATTCTCTATCGCAGATCAACACGACTACCAATTCGCTAGATAAGGTTGAGAATAtgtttatttcgaaaaatgatACCAGCTGCTCCGACTATTCGCGCAG cTATAACACGAATAATACCAATGAAACCAGCAGTATGCGTTCACCGTTTCGCAAcctttcgaaaaatttcaaacgTCCTGAATTTCTAAG GGGTATGAAACGTAAACTAAATCTTTTAAATCGTTCTGAGACCTCATCCAATCTGGAGACGGACGGTTCCAATTCTGCATCGAACTCTGGCAGCACCGGACTCACGCAAGAGATCGATATGCTGGATATCGGTAGTAGTACGCCGAAAAAGCGTAAAGCTGTTAGTGGCGTACTGAAAATACGTTCACTCTCAGACGATGAAATGCCGCCAACACTCAATGAGCACGTCACAAATGTAGTGTTCTCGACACCTGTGTCATCGCAAAAGGTGCCACGTCGTGACGGTGGTTTGTTGGGTAAACTTAAGGCCACACGCTTTGCATTACCACTCTCGATAGAGGCGAAAAAAATCGAACCAATGACTGAGAAGACGTCGTATCTTAAAATGGCTGCTGATGATCCCACCATGTCACCCATTAATTTGGGCAATAATGTGCCGAAAACACCGAAATGCATAAATACACCATTTCGTACACCGAAATCGGTACGTCGCGGCATTGGTCGTCAGTCCTTTGAACGCATACTGGGCACACCCGACTACTTGGCGCCGGAATTATTGTTGCGGCAAGGTCACGGACCGGCTGTGGATTGGTGGGCACTGGGCGTTTGCTTCTATGAATTCTTGACTGGCTTGCCACCCTTCAACGATGAAACACCACAAAAAGTTTTCGACAACATtctaaataaaa ATATTGAATGGCCACAAGGTGATGAAGCGCTATCAGCCGAAGCGATGGAAGCTGTCGATCTGCTGTTAACAATCGATCCCACAGAGCGTCCTGCAGCCAAAGAGGTGCAGCAAATGCGCTTCTTCGAGTCCATAGAATGGCAGAATATTGAAAACGTTGAACCGCCCTTTGTGCCAACGCCCGATAATCCCACCGACACGGCTTATTTTGAGGCACGCAACAATTTGCAACATTTAAAGTTGTCCAATTTCACGCTAGAAGACTAA
- the LOC126751362 gene encoding uncharacterized protein LOC126751362, which produces MKSTSSAIWWIKSPKKTSKRSIKKRKQSVGARFSNDMTDLFRNISMHAYGKLVDNTLNVWEKLIWLAVHLTTMFTLFTILSLIWEQFVAQYIVINLSNPLYPIESVAFPSISICSNNRISKQAALAYAKEL; this is translated from the exons ATGAAGTCAACATCTAGTGCCATTTGGTGGATAAAGAGTCCAAAGAAAACATCGAAAAGGTCTATAAAAAAGCGAAAGCAATCAGTTGGCGCCAGATTCAGCAATGACATGACGGATCTATTTCGCAACATATCGATGCATGCGTATGGTAAATTGGTTGACAACACATTGAATGTGTGGGAGAA ATTAATATGGTTGGCTGTGCATTTAACAACAATGTTCACGCTGTTTACGATTCTGTCACTGATATGGGAACAATTTGTCGCTCAGTACATTGTCATCAACCTATCCAATCCACTGTATCCCATTGAATCCGTGGCATTTCCTTCAATTTCCATCTGCTCGAACAATAGAATCTCAAAGCAAGCGGCATTGGCGTATGCAAAGGAGCTGTGA
- the LOC126762467 gene encoding pickpocket protein 11-like: MFTLVSAQNVHLWSAKDLQGRSIDYFMEHLKLFIHFYQKFDMDVDGEAFSNFQALLDKYDTYENDTFYDTRRVAEMLTPSCESLIRNCKLSGVEVECFSRKTFQKSLTTYGFCCTFNTGNFYNNRKMRDQFVNPELGLTVVLNTSHKDDFMSLLSIDGYIVIVHDSDIFADTTSGESHELFITSGEESFLELHALLVYTEPNLSSFSPHTRKCYFEDEFSLYATHTQWNYSFSNCVTRCRIRSIMALCRCIPFYMDTRMLSDNDGVIYCTLQHVPCLLSYKFKWSNVLTYREFVPGLQRAYEEALYCPECLPACNDIQYGVSFMTLPIDRFLATNTKAELDNIGLDLEDMSVLRIHFDEPYAKYYKRVVGNIWYEALCTIGNVTSIFLGFSIVAAFEIGFFTSKYVILVIKSAISQEHKKGKKKDEMQLYICP; encoded by the exons ATGTTTACTTTGGTTTCCGCACAAAATGTGCATTTATG gAGTGCAAAGGATCTTCAAGGTCGAAGCATTGATTATTTCATGGAACATTTAAAGCTCTTCATTcatttttatcagaaatttgATATGGATGTGGATGGTGAAGCTTTCTCTAATTTTCAAGCGTTGTTGGACAAATACGATACATATGAAAATGATACTTTCTATGATACACGGAGGGTTGCCGAAATG CTCACGCCCTCATGTGAGAGTCTCATACGTAATTGCAAGCTATCAGGTGTTGAAGTCGAATGCTTCAGCCGTAAGACATTTCAGAAAAGTTTGACGACTTATGGATTTTGTTGTACCTTTAATACAGGAAATTT TTACAACAATCGTAAAATGCGTGATCAATTCGTCAATCCGGAACTTGGTTTGACGGTCGTTTTGAATACCAGCCATAAAGATGATTTCATGTCGTTATTGAGTATAGATGGTTacattgtcatcgtccatgatTCCGATATCTTTGCCGATACAACATCGGGTGAGTCACACGAGCTATTTATAACATCTGGTGAAGAGTCCTTTCTGGAGTTGCATGCTCTTTTGGTTTATACAGAACCCAATTTGAGTTCATTTAGTCCGCATACA cgTAAATGTTATTTCGAAGATGAATTTTCTCTGTATGCAACGCATACTCAATGGAATTACAGTTTCTCCAATTGTGTAACTCGCTGCCGGATTCGTAGTATTATGGCGTTGTGTCGTTGTATACCCTTTTATATGGATACCAGAATGTTGTCGGATAATGATGGCGTCATTTACTGTACCCTGCAACATGTGCCTTGCCTGCTCAGCTATAAAT ttAAATGGAGCAATGTGCTTACATACCGTGAGTTCGTGCCTGGTTTACAACGTGCCTACGAAGAAGCTCTGTACTGTCCGGAATGCCTGCCAGCCTGCAACGATATACAATATGGTGTGTCCTTCATGACATTGCCTATAGACCGATTCTTAGCTACCAATACGAAAGC tgaaTTGGATAACATCGGCCTGGATTTGGAGGACATGTCTGTATTGCGTATCCACTTTGATGAACCATATGCAAAGTATTATAAGCGCGTGGTGGGTAATATCTGGTATGAAGCATTGT GCACAATTGGTAATGTAACCTCAATTTTTCTGGGATTCTCTATTGTTGCAGCCTTTGAGATTGGCTTCTTTACATCAAAATACGTAATACTTGTTATTAAATCAGCCATAAGCCAAGAGcataaaaaaggcaaaaagaAAGACGAGATGCAACTGTATATATGTCCTTAA